GGCAGCGTTTCGCACCAGTAGCGGGCGCACACTGATGCATCCGGATGAGGTGACCATGCCGGAGATTTTTGCAGCGAATGGTTACGCCACGGGCTTGGTCGGTAAGTGGCATTTGGGCGATAACGCACCGCATCGTCCGCAGGATCGAGGCTTTCAAGAGGTGCTCTGGCATAAAGCGGGGGGTGTTGGGCAGGGGCCTGATTACTGGGGCAATAGGTATTTCAACGACACTTACGAGCGAATCAAAGCGGGAAGTAAACAGGGGAGTTTAGAGAAGTTTGCAGGTTATTGCACGGACGTCTGGTTTTCGGAGGCAGCTGATTTTGTGGAGCGACATCAGGACGCGCCGTTTTTTCTCTACCTTGCGACGAACGCACCGCATTCACCTTATATTGTCGGTGAAGAATGGAGTGCTCCTTATCGGGATATTGAAGAGAAGTCCGTGCCAGAATTCTTTGGGATGATTGCAAATCTGGATCATAATCTAGGTTTACTCCGCCAGCATTTGCAGGACTTGGGCCTAGCGGAGAATACCATCCTTATTTTCATGAGCGATAACGGCACGGCGAAAGGACGGAGCGTTTACAACGCCGATATGAAAGGCGGCAAGTCGAGTATCTTTGATGGCGGTCACCGCATCCCGTTTTTCTTTCATTGGCCTAAGGGCGATCTCGCATCGCCGCAGGATGTGCCCGGCTTGGCTGCGCATTTGGATATTCTGCCGACCTTGGCGGATCTCTGTGGATTGAAACTCCCGAAAGCGTATGCGCCTGATGGCGTCACGCTGACTCCGATTTTGAAAGACCCGAAGGCTACTTCACCGCGCGATATTTATGTGGTTCAATATCATGGAGGTGTCGGACTTAAAGAACCGATTGAGGCTTGGAATAAATCTGCGGTGATCGCAGATCGTTGGAGATTAATAGAAGGTGAGGAACTCTTTGATATTAAGCAGGATCCCGGGCAACGAAAGGATGTGGCGGCCGAATATCCCGAAGTGGTGGAGCGGCTGCGCGCGGAGTATTTGCCATGGTGGAAGTCCGTCTCACCGCGCATGACGATTGTTCGTATCGATCTGGGTAATCCCGACGAAAATCCCGTTCATTTAAATTCACAAGATTGGGTGATGCAGGGAACGAATCCGCCTTGGTCGCAAGGAGCGATTTCGAGGCGACCCAAGGTGACGGGGCCGTGGATGGTCGACGTTAAAAAAGCAGGCACTTATCAGTTCACCTTGCGCCAACGCCCCGAGGAAGCCCCCGAAGCGATTCAGGCAGTCCGCGCTAAGATCGAGATTGCGGGTCAAAACAAGGAGGTCGAGATACCGAAGGGAGCGAATTCGGTGGTGTTCACCTTGGATCTACCAGTGGGCGAAGCCGAACTGATCACATATTTCTATGACAAAAAAGGAAACGCCGGAGGTGCTTACTACACTGAGGTGGAAGCTCTTTAATCTTCAAAATCAAAATCATTTGCTGAGGTTTAAATACCTAAGCGACATCATTAACCCTAATCAAAATGAGAACTCTAATAAAATCCCTCTGCACGCTTTCCTTGGCGACTTCAGCCATCACCTCTTCGCTCTTCGCGACGACCGCAAAGCCGAATGTCATCTTTATCTTCGCAGACGACATGGGCTATGGCGAAATTCAGGCTTTAAACCCAGAGCATGGTTTGATTCCAACGCCGCACCTCGACCGTTTGGCGGCGGAGGGCATGGTATTCACGGATGCGCATACGACTTCGTCTGTTTGCACGCCCTCGCGTTATGGCTTGCTCACGGGACGCTATAATTGGCGGACGACTTTGCAGACTTTTGTCTTGGGTGATAATGCGGATCCGCTCATCGCGAAAGATCGGATGACTTTAGGGCATCTTTTTCAAGAGCAAGGCTATCATACCGCTATCTTCGGTAAATGGCATTTGGGTTTTAAAAATACCGTCCCTGCTGAGCTCAAAGATGTGCCTCGACCTCGCAAGACGGATAGCCGTTTCGTCGGGCCTGTGCCGATTGGAAGTAAGGTCGAGGAGGGACCGATCACGCGGGGCTTTGATACCTTCTTTGGTTTCCACCATGCGCGAAGCATGAGTAGTCTGATAGATGATGACACCTATATTGAAGAGGTCGATACAGATGAAGTTTTGGGTCGATTGACTGACGAGCTGACCAGCTATATTGATGCAAAAGCAGCGGACGCAAAATCAGGTAAACCCTTTTTTATCTACTTCCCCCAGAGTTCACCACACTCACCGATTGTTCCCGCTCCCGAGTGGAAAGGTAAGGGTGGGCTGGGCAATTACAGTGATTTCATCGCGAATACCGATGGTTCAGTTGGTGATGTGATGAAGGCTCTGGAGCGTAACGGACTGCGTGAGAATACCATTTTGATTTTCAGTGCGGACAATGGCAGTTCGGGAAATTCAAGCGAGGCCGAGGAACAAGGGCATCGCTCTCAAGCTCATTTTCGTGCTAGGAAGGCCAGCCTCTATGAAGGTGGGCATCGGGTGCCCTTTATCCTGAGCTGGCCTGCTCAGGTTGAGGCAGCATCTCAATTGAATCAACTAGTCAGCCTGTCTGATATGATGGCTACTTTTGCGGAAATGTTTGATCAGGAGCTGCCTGATCACGCGGCTGAGGATAGTATGAGTTTTCTTGCCGGGATTTACGGGAAGCCGATTACGAGCCCGCGCCAGGATGTAGTGCATCATGATAAAGCAGGCCGTTTTGCGATTCGAAAAGGCGACTGGAAGCTCCTTCTTGAGGGGCAGAAGCGGAGCAAGACCGGGCTCGATTATCAATTGTATGATTTGGGCAAAGATGTTTCGGAAACCAAGGATCTCGCAGCGGAAAATCCTGAGCGAGTGGAAGCGATGTTGGCTCTGCTCGAAACTTATATTG
The window above is part of the Lentimonas sp. CC4 genome. Proteins encoded here:
- a CDS encoding arylsulfatase, translated to MKLYTNPLKLTLSLGLCFMSLISAHAADRPNVILIITDDQGYGDIGAHGNPILKTPNLDKLHSESLRFTDFHSSPFCTPTRAAVMTGRYPERTAAFRTSSGRTLMHPDEVTMPEIFAANGYATGLVGKWHLGDNAPHRPQDRGFQEVLWHKAGGVGQGPDYWGNRYFNDTYERIKAGSKQGSLEKFAGYCTDVWFSEAADFVERHQDAPFFLYLATNAPHSPYIVGEEWSAPYRDIEEKSVPEFFGMIANLDHNLGLLRQHLQDLGLAENTILIFMSDNGTAKGRSVYNADMKGGKSSIFDGGHRIPFFFHWPKGDLASPQDVPGLAAHLDILPTLADLCGLKLPKAYAPDGVTLTPILKDPKATSPRDIYVVQYHGGVGLKEPIEAWNKSAVIADRWRLIEGEELFDIKQDPGQRKDVAAEYPEVVERLRAEYLPWWKSVSPRMTIVRIDLGNPDENPVHLNSQDWVMQGTNPPWSQGAISRRPKVTGPWMVDVKKAGTYQFTLRQRPEEAPEAIQAVRAKIEIAGQNKEVEIPKGANSVVFTLDLPVGEAELITYFYDKKGNAGGAYYTEVEAL
- a CDS encoding arylsulfatase — encoded protein: MRTLIKSLCTLSLATSAITSSLFATTAKPNVIFIFADDMGYGEIQALNPEHGLIPTPHLDRLAAEGMVFTDAHTTSSVCTPSRYGLLTGRYNWRTTLQTFVLGDNADPLIAKDRMTLGHLFQEQGYHTAIFGKWHLGFKNTVPAELKDVPRPRKTDSRFVGPVPIGSKVEEGPITRGFDTFFGFHHARSMSSLIDDDTYIEEVDTDEVLGRLTDELTSYIDAKAADAKSGKPFFIYFPQSSPHSPIVPAPEWKGKGGLGNYSDFIANTDGSVGDVMKALERNGLRENTILIFSADNGSSGNSSEAEEQGHRSQAHFRARKASLYEGGHRVPFILSWPAQVEAASQLNQLVSLSDMMATFAEMFDQELPDHAAEDSMSFLAGIYGKPITSPRQDVVHHDKAGRFAIRKGDWKLLLEGQKRSKTGLDYQLYDLGKDVSETKDLAAENPERVEAMLALLETYIAQGRSTPGETQQNDAEIDLWKKGIVKKK